TAGAAATTTTATCAGAAGCAATTGATAAATTTAATTTAAATCTAAATGTTATTGATACAGTTATAAAATCAAAAAATAATAAATCTTTACTCAATGATGAAGCTATTGATTTATTTATAAAAAAAATAATCCCAAAAAGTTTTATAATAACGCCAAATATTCCGGAAGCAGAAAGATTAACCGGAAATATTATTAAAGATATTGAAGATATGAAAAAATCAGCAAAAGAATTATACAAGATGGGAGCAAAATATATAGTTTTAAAAGGCGGACATCTCCCTATGGAAAACAAAGTTTTTGATATTATCTATGATGGAAAAGATTTTGTTATTCTTGAATATCCATTTGTAAAAGCAAAAAATACCCATGGAACCGGCTGCACCTATGCATCTGCAATTGCTTCAAATATAGTAAAACAAAAAGATATAATTAAAGCAATAAGAATAGCAAGGATATATCTTCAAGGAGCAATAGAAAACAGCACCGATATAGGATTAAATCATTTCTGGATGCATTAGGAGAATAAATTGATATCTGCAATTTTATCAGGTGCTTTTCTTTCAGTATCTTTGCCTAATTTTTTTATACCTTTTGCTTTTTTAATAGGTTTTTATTTATTTTTTGATAATTTGTATAAATACTCTACAAAAAAAGCTTTAATTTATAGTTTTTTAACCGGTTTAATTTTTTCATTTTTATCTTTCTATTGGATCATTTATGCAATAAATTATTATGGAAAAATCAATATTTTAATATCCTCAATTTTATTTATTATTTTCAGTATTGCTTACTCATTATATAGCTTTGTTTTATTTGGCTTCATACAAAAAATTATATTTAATAGATACGGAATAATCGGAATTTTTTTATCGCCATTTATATGGGTTTTTATGGAGATATTCAGGGAGTTTTTCCCTTTTAATGGATTTCCATGGAATTTATCAGGATATATGTTATCTTATATAAATCCTGTCGCACAGATTGCTTCAATAACATCTATTTATGGAGTTTCTTTCCTTGTATTATTTTTTTCTTCTTCATTTTTTTACTTTATTAAATGTAGAACAAAAAAATCATTATCAGTTATAGTTTTGAATATATTTATTTTTGTAATAATTTTTATTTATGGAGAGTTTAGAATAAATAACTATCAAGATAATGGAAAACCTTACAAAATAGCTATCTTACAAGGAAATATTTCTGAAGAACTGAAATTAAATCCAACAGTTGAAATAAATAAAAGCATAATTGATAAATATATTAATCTTTTTAAACAGGCAGAAAGATTTAATCCTGATTTGGTTGTTATGCCTGAATCTGCTATCCCTATTTTTCCATTTGTAGATACTCCTTTAAAAGAATATTTTTTTAAAAATATAGAAAATATAAAGATTCCTTTTATATCCGGCTTTGATAATCTTCTTTTAAATGAATATGGAGATATTGATAAAATTTATAACTCTTTAATTTTGTATTATGAAAATAAAAATATAAAAGGTATTTATAATAAGATTAAACTTGTGCCTTTTGGTGAATATAATCCTTTTAATATAGGTTTTATAAAGGAATTATTTCCATATCTTCAAGGGTATGATTTTAGACAGGGGGATAAACAAAATATCATAACTTTCAAAGATTTAAAGATTGCTTCTTTAATATGTTTTGAAGCAATATTTCCGATTTATGTTTCCGATTTTGGAGATTTTAATCTGATTGTTAATATTACTAATGATGGTTGGTTTGGTAGAACATCTGCCCCATTTCAGCATTTTGAGATGAGTAGAATAAGAGCAATAGAAAATGGAACTTATCTTGTAAGGGCTGCAAATACAGGTATATCTGCAATCATAAATCCGGTTGGGAAACCTGTTGCAATTTCAAAATTATATACAGATGAAATAATTGTAGGTAATATATACTCCAAGCCGGTTAAAACAATTTTTAAATCTTATAAATATCAAATCTTTTTCGGTTTTATTATTATTTTTATTGGATTTTTAATATTTTTAGAAACTAAAAAGAGAAAATATTTTAATCTTCAAAGCTAAAATAAACTTTTTTAGATTTTACAAAAATAAATTCATCTAAATCTGGAATATAAGCGGTTAATTTATTGCCTAAAACTGCACCGGTATCTATTCCATAACAAAGATTGTTAATATAAGGCTCATCAAAAACTACATGACCGTATATAATCTTAGGAGAGTTTTTATTTATTTCTCTATGTTTAGTCCAATCAACCCTTTCAGGAAAACCTTTTTCTGTATATCTACCGGTTGTTTCCCCATAAAGAACAAATGATTTAACCTGTTTATCTTCCCTACCTATCATCTCATCTTTTATTCCGGCATGGGCTACTACAATATTGTTATTTATTTTTAAATATAATGGCAAATTTTCATAATACGAAATAACTTCTTCTTTTATTTTTTCTCTTTTTTCTTTATTTAAAGCCAAAAACTCAGATACGGTTTTTTGCATTCCGTGAGATATATTTACATTATTGCCTTTTAAATATCTTACGAATTTATCAAGATGATTACTTTTTACTTCTAAAAATCTACCTTTTTTATATAAATCTATACAGTAAAGTAAAGTTTCTATATTATAATCACCCCTATCTATTGTATCTCCTACACTGATTATAACTATATCTTTTGAGTATTCTTCAAGCAGTTTTATAATTTCTTTAAACTCAGTTAAACAACCATGAATATCTCCAACAACTGCATATATCTTATCTATATTTAATTCAAATGATGCCATCAATCTTCTCCAATTAAAAATTTTTTACAATTTAAGGTTTGCTTGTTTTATTTGCAATAAACAGATTTATTTCAGATTTCGTTTATTCACAGATTTTTATATTTTCTTTTAGTATTACATTAAAATTTTTATCAATTTCTATTTTAAAACCTTTAAATTCAACTCCATTTTGTAGGGCTTTGAAAAATGTATTAAAAAATTTTTCATCAACCTGCTTATAAGGATAAAAACAATTACATTTTCTAACAGCCATAAATAATATTATTGCCTTATATCCTTGCTTTTTTGCTTCTATTAATTCTTCCAGATGTCTTGCTCCTCTTTCTGTTGGTGCATCGGGGAATAAACATTTATTTTCAATTAAAAGATTACTTCCTTTTAACTCAACTAATATATTTTCATTAATAAGATAATCAATTCTGCTATTTCCAAATTGAACTTCTTTTTTTATTTTATCCGGAATAAAACCAAGAACTCCTTTTTTTATAGCTTCTTCTCCGATTTTAGAATATAAGGAAGTATTTAATAGAACTATTTCTCCATCTACATTTATTGCAATTATTTTATAATCTGTTTTCATATCCGGATTATTTTTTATCACAAAAACCTGTCTTCCTTTGATAAATATCTCTTTTAATCTTCCCGAGTCTGCTACATGGCAAGTAATAATCTCATTGCCTTTCTTACAGATGGCTTTAAAGCGGTTTGGCCTTTCTAAAAAAACCGCTTCTTCAATCTTTCCTAAGCTTTTTAAATCAAATAAAATCATAAAAAAATTATACTATAAATTAAAAACAAGAAAGGTGACTATAAAACCACCTTGCAAGAGTTGTTAATAGTTGTTATTAAAATATTTGATTATTTTATTTTGAGCTTCTTTTGCTCCATTTTAATTTTTATTTAAATCTACCAATTCATTTGCTATGGCTTCGGCTTGTTTTAAAACTGTTTCTGTTGCGAGTTGCTCCATATCCGGTGGATATCCAAATCTCCTTAATATTCTTTTAACTATTCTTCTTAAATTTGCCCTTGCACTTTCTCTTATCGTCCAATCAATAGTTGTATTTTTTCTAACTTCATTAAATAATACCACTGCTAACTCTTTGAGTTTTTCTTTTCCCATAAGCTCTCTTGCACTTTTATTATCTGCAACGGCACAATAAAAAGCATATTCATAATCTGTTAAGCCCATTTCTTTTGGTTCTTTTTCACTTTCTCTAATCTCTTTTGCAAGTTTTATAAGTTCTTCTATTACTTCTGCGGCTGTTAATAATCTATTATTGTATTTTTTTATTAATTGCTCAATAGATTCTTTAAGGGATTTACTTTTTACAATATTTATCCTCATTTTTCCTTTTATTTGGTCATTTAAGATTTTCTTTAAGGTTTCTATTGCTAAATTTTTATGTTTCATTGATTTTATTTCTTCTAAGAATTCGTCTGATAAGATAGATATATCCGGTTTTTTTAATCCGGCTGCGTCAAATATATGAACAACACCGTTTGAAGCAATAGCTTTGTCTATTATTTGTTTTATTGCTGTTTCATAATTTTCTATTTTATCTTCTTCATTTGTGCTAAATTTTAAAAGTCTTGATTTTATATTTTGGAAAAAGGCTACTTCTTCTTTTATTTTCATAGCCTCAGGATGGGGAATAGCTATTGCAAATGCTTTTGATAATGCAGTTACATTATCAATATATCTTTTTCTGCCATTTTCAAGGCTGAGTATAAATTCCTGTGCTTCAAGGATAATATTTAGTTTTTCTTGGGTAGTGCTAATAAAATATCTTTTATAATCAAAATCATAAAACATATCTTTTACAACTTCATATTTTTCAAGCATAATTTTTACTGCTTCTTCTTGGAGTTTTGCCGGTTCTCCTTTTCCTCCGCTTTCTGCATAAAAAGATAGAGCTTCTTTTAAATCTGATGCTATTCCTATATAATCAACTATTAATCCTCCGGTTTTGTCTTTATAAACTCTATTCACTCTTGCTATTGCTTGCATTAATGTGTGTCCTTTCATAGGTTTGTCTATATACATAGTGTGAAGACAAGGCACATCAAAACCGGTTAGCCACATATCAACAACAATCACAAGTTTTAGCTCATCTTCCGGGTCTTTAAATCTATCTGCAAGTATTCTTCTATCTTCTTTTGTAAGATAAAATTTTGCAATTTCCGGTTCATCGGAAGATGAAGTTGTCATAACAACTTTTATTTTTCCTTTTTTAAGCTCATCACTATGCCAATCTGGGCGAAGTTTTATAATTTCATTATATAAAGAAACTGCAATTTTTCTTGTCATGGCAACAATCATACCTTTTCCATCTATAGCTTCAAGCCTGCTTTCAAAATGCTCTACTATATCTTTTGCTATTTGTTTAACTCTTTCTTTTGCTCCGATAACTGCTTCAAGTTTAGCCCATTTTAACTTTGATTTTTCTACTTCTGATAGCCCTTCTTCTTCTATTTGGTTTTCATACTCTTCAAGTAATTTTTTTCCTTCATCTGTTAAATCTATTTTTACAAGTCTACTTTCATAATAAATTGGGACGGTTGCTCCATCTTCTACTGCATTTGCTATATCATAAATATCAATATAATTTCCGAAAACTGCCGGTGTGTTTCTATCTGTTTTTTCAATTGGTGTTCCTGTAAAAGCTATAAAAGTAGCATTTGGAAGTGCATCTCTTAGATACTTAGCAAAACCATAGCTTATTTTACCGGTTTTTTCATCTATTTTTGCTCTAAATCCGTATTGTGTCCTGTGTGCTTCATCTACTATAACTATTATATTATCTCTATCTGATAATTCTTCATACTTTTCTCCATCTGTCCAAAATTTATGGATGGTTGTAAATATTACTCCTCCTGCTTTTCTTTTTAATAACTCTTTTAAATCTTCTCTGCTTTTTGCTTGAATTGGTTCTTGTCTTAAAATTTCTTTTGCAGATGAAAATGTATCAAAAAGCTGGTTGTCAAGGTCATTTCTATCTGTGATAACTACAATTGTTGGATTATCTATTGTTTGGATTATTTTTCCGGTATAAAAAAGCATAGTTAAAGATTTACCGGAGCCTTGGGTGTGCCATACTACACCGGCTCTTTTATCTCCTTCCGTCTGATTTTTTACATCCGGTAATCCATAACTTGAAGGAGATTGCCTTAAAGTTGTAATAGATTTATTTCTACCAATTGCTCTTATTGTTGATTTAATGGCTTTATTTACTGCGTAATATTGATGATATGCGGCAATTTTTTTTGTGGTTTGTATTATAGTTTGCCCGGTTGTGTCTTCTTTTTTCTCTTTTTGAAAAACTATAAAATATTTAATATAATCAATAAGTGTTTCTTTATTTAACAATCCTTTTATTAAAACTTCAAGCTGATTTATAAGATGTGATGCTTCTTTTTTACCATCTGATGATTTCCAAGCTGAAAATCTATCATAACCGGCTGATAAACTGCCTATTTTTGCTTCAATTCCATCGGATATTATTAATATTTCATTATATTTAAAAAGTGATGGGATTGTTTGTTTATATGTTTGGAGCTGGTTATATGCTGATTTTATTGTTGCGTTTTCATCTGTTGGGTTTTTTAGTTCCATTACTACAAGGGGTAATCCATTTATGAAAATTACTATATCCGGTCTTTTGTTTTTATGATTTTCAATCACAGTAAATTGATTTACTACTAAAAAATCATTGTTTTGTGGATTTTTAAAATCAATAAGCCAAACTATATCTCCTCTTTCTTCTCCATTTTTTCTGTGTGTTATTTTTACTCCTTCTATAAGCATTTTATGGAACATTTCATTGGTTGCTATAAGGTCTGATGTATGGATTTGGTTTATCTGTTTTATAACATCTTCTATTTGTTCTTCTATTAGATGTGGATTTATATTTTTTATGGCTGTTTTTAATCTGTCTGTTAAGATTAGTTCTTCAAAAGATTTTCTAAGTGGTTTTCTGCCATCCGGTGCAATATCTCCACCAAATAGATAATCATATCCCTGTGCCTGTAATAGCTCTATTGCAAGTTTTTCAATTGCTGATTCGTTCATAACTTAACCCTCACTTCTCCGCTCATTAACTTAGGGAGTAGTGTATCTCTTAACTGCTCTAAGGTGCGGATTTGTAATAAATTATAATCAATTTTCTCATAAAGTTCGTTTATATATTGCAATTTTTTATTGAACATATAATTATTTCTATCAGCTGGAAGTTTAAATTTAAAATCCTCAATCATTTCTTTTGTTATAAATTTAACGACACTGCCTCTATAAGCTCCTGTTATTTCCGAAAGAAAAAATTTTATCAATGTATATAAAAGCCCAACATATTTCTCTTCATTAGGTATTAAAACATAAGTTCTTTGATATGCTTCAAATTTTCCCTTATATCTTTTTACATTAAAATCGCCATTACCAGCAAGTAATATTGCATGACCTTCAAAACTATAAGATGGAGCTTTTAAAATTTCTTGTGAACAAGTAAAGAAAGGATATTGACCATCTTCAGTAGCATAATTTGCATTTTTTTTGCCTGTTATTACTGGGAAAAAATCTCCCAATGATACCTCTTCCCAATCTTCTTTAGCGTCTTCAATAAACCATTTTCTAAAAAGGGTTTGTGCCATTTCTTCAAGGGTTTTGTTTTGTCTATGGAGTAGGTCTATTTTATCATCAAGGCTGGATAATATACCGGATATGGCTTTTTGCTCGTGAAGTGGTGGAAGATAAAATTCAAAATCTGCAAATTGTTTAGCGTTTGCTCCTGGTTGAGCTGAACCACCAACAATATTATCAACAAAACCTTTCCATTTATCTGATTGTAAGTTATACCAAACATAAAAAGGGTCAGCAATTTCTTTATTAACCCTATATCTTATTAAATAAGAAGCAAATACGCATTCTATATTATTTTTTTTTATAATTTTATTATAGCCAGTTGTTGCTCCAGTTCTTGCTATAACAATATCTCCTATTTCAAGCTTATATTTTTCTATTTCTGTTTTGGGAATTTCACAATATGGAACATTTTCCCAGTCTATTCTGTCAGATACAATATCTGTAATTCTTAAAAATTTTACTCCCTTTGGATTTAATTTAGCACTTGCAGTATATCCATAAGAAATATCTATACATACTTCCCCCAATTTAACTCTTTTCCAGCCATTAGGTAAATTTTCGCTCATAAAAGCTCCTCCAAAATCTATGTCTTTGCCAGAAAACCTTAATTATCAGCTTTAATTTCTATCTTCTCCAAATTTTCAATTATCAATTTATTTAATCTTTCCTCTTCTTTTAACTGCTCCAAAAATTCAGCTTTCAGTTTTGAAAATCTTTCCTCAAAATCAAAATCATCATCTTCATCCGGAAGTCCCACATATCTACCCGGAGTTAATACATAATCAAGAGCCCTAACTTCCTCTATGGTTGCAGATTTACAAAAACCTTTTATATCCTGATAACTTCCATCTTCTTTTTGCCATTTATGATAAGTATCTGCAATTTTTCTAATATCTTCCTCTGTCAAAATCCTTTGTCTTCTATTTATAAGCTGTCCCATATCCCTTGCATCAATAAAAAGAATTTGCCCTTTTCTTGTCTTTTTATTTTTTCTCAAAAACCACAAAGAAGCCGGAATTTGAGTATTTAAAAAAAGCTTAGATGGTAAATTCACAATACAATCAACAATATCATCTTCAATCATATTTTTTCTAATCTCATACTCATCTTTTTGTTTTGTAGTTAAAGCACCCTTTGCTAAAACAAAACCAGCTTTGCCATTTGGTGCAAGGTGAAATATAAAATGCTGTATCCATGCATAATTTGCATTATTAACCGGTGGGACGCCATACTTCCATCTAACATCATTTCTTAAAAGCTCACCGCCCCAATCACTATCATTAAAAGGTGGATTTGCAAGTATAAAATCAGCTTTTAAATCTTTATGAGCATCATTTAAAAATGAGCCTTCCGGATTCCATTTTACCTGCGAAGAATCAATCCCTCTAATTGCAAGGTTCATTTTGCACAATCGCCAAGTAGTTTGATTACTTTCTTGTCCGTATATAGAAATATCATTAATTTTCCCTTGATGTTCCAAAACAAATTTTTCAGATTGGACAAACATTCCACCACTTCCACAGCAAGGGTCATAAACTCTTCCATTAAAAGGCTCTATCATCTCAACCAATAGCTCTACTACACTTCTTGGAGTGTAAAACTGCCCTCCCTTTTTTCCTTCTGCAAGGGCAAACTGCCCGAGAAAATACTCAAAAACATGTCCTAATATATCAGAGCTTTTTTCTTTTACATCATTAAAATTTATATTACTAAAAAGGTCAATTAATCCTCCAAGACTTACAGGGTCAATATTTCCCCTTGCATATACTTTTGGTAAAACTCCTTTTAAAGAAGGGTTTTCCTTTTCTATCATCTCCATTGCTTCATCTATAATTTTTCCAATTTCCGGATTTTTTGCATTTGCTTTTAGATATTCCCATCTTGCTTTTTCCGGCACATAAAACACATTTTCTGCTAAATATTCATCTCTATCTTCCGGGTCTGCGTATTCTTCATTTTTTAATCTATTATATAAATCTTCAAAAGCTTCTGATATATACCTCAAAAATATCAATCCAAGGACTACATGCTTATATTCTGCCGCATCAATATTTTTTCTTAACTTATCTGCCGATTTCCAAAGCATCTGCTCAAAAGATTCAATATTTTTCTTTTTCTCAGCCATTAACTTCCTCCTGATAGATTATATTAAAACTGATGTATAATAATTTAAGAAATAAAAATGTGGCAAAAATAAACCTTTCAAAATATTAAAAATCTTACTTATTTTATCATAAATTAATAAAAGTATAGGGATTTAGCACAATGTTTATTTTGCACTCCATTTTTTTCTTATTTTTTCATTATTTTTAAAGGCAGTTTTTGAAACAAGAAAAATCAACTATTTATAATTTTTCAAACAGCCTCACTATAAAGATTGAAATATCTATTCTTGGAAATATATTTTTTTAGTAAAATCAAAAATTTGAGGGAGAAAAAAATGGCTTTAGCTGTAAGAGAACCGGCTGTTGCAAATATGTTTTATCCGGCAAATCCGGAAAAATTGAGAGAGATAATTACCTATTTTTTAAACAATGCTCCTTTGTATAATATTAAACCGCAGGCCGTTATATCACCCCATGCAGGATATATTTATTCAGGACAAACTGCTGCTTATAGTTATAAACAATTTTTAAATCTTGATAAAACTAAACATTACAAGATACTCTTAATAGGGCCTTCCCATTTTGTTCCGTTTAATGGTATATCTTTTGGATATTATGATTATTGGGAAACACCACTTGGAGCAGTAAAAGTAGATAAAGAAGAGATAGAAAAATTTGTTATCAATAATAGAGATTTACCTATTACATTAAACACAATTCCACATCAAAGAGAACATTCATTAGAGGTTCAGGTGCCATTTTTGCAAGTTGTTTTAGATAAATTTTCCATTATTCCGGTAGTTTACGGACAGATAGATTTTAAAATAGTTGAAAAAGTTATCTCCCAGATAAAAGATAAAAGAGAAGATATTATAGTAGTAATAAGCACAGATTTAAGCCATTATTATCCTTACGATGTTGCTAAGCAAATAGATAAATACTGTTTATTAGCTGTTGAAAAAGAAGATATATCCTTATTATCTAAATGTGAAGCCTGTGGAGAGATAGGTGTGGCTGCTATTATAGATTATGCTTCAAAAGTTGGCTGGAAATCTAAAATCTTAGATTATAGAACTTCCGGAGATACAGCCGGAGATAAAGATGCAGTGGTAGGTTATCTAAGTGCAGTTTTTTACAGAGGTGAATAAATGGAAGATATAATTAAAGATTTAAATCAAATATCTGAAGAAGAAGGCTTAGCTCTTGTAGAACTTGCAAAGATAGCAATAAGGGAGTATTTAAAATCAGATAGAATAATTGATTTAAAAGAAATTCCTTTTGAAAATTGGAAGAAAAAAGGAGCATCATTTGTAACCCTTGAAAGAAAAGATACAGGAGAACTCAGAGGTTGTATTG
Above is a genomic segment from Venenivibrio stagnispumantis containing:
- the amrB gene encoding AmmeMemoRadiSam system protein B; the encoded protein is MALAVREPAVANMFYPANPEKLREIITYFLNNAPLYNIKPQAVISPHAGYIYSGQTAAYSYKQFLNLDKTKHYKILLIGPSHFVPFNGISFGYYDYWETPLGAVKVDKEEIEKFVINNRDLPITLNTIPHQREHSLEVQVPFLQVVLDKFSIIPVVYGQIDFKIVEKVISQIKDKREDIIVVISTDLSHYYPYDVAKQIDKYCLLAVEKEDISLLSKCEACGEIGVAAIIDYASKVGWKSKILDYRTSGDTAGDKDAVVGYLSAVFYRGE
- a CDS encoding metallophosphoesterase gives rise to the protein MASFELNIDKIYAVVGDIHGCLTEFKEIIKLLEEYSKDIVIISVGDTIDRGDYNIETLLYCIDLYKKGRFLEVKSNHLDKFVRYLKGNNVNISHGMQKTVSEFLALNKEKREKIKEEVISYYENLPLYLKINNNIVVAHAGIKDEMIGREDKQVKSFVLYGETTGRYTEKGFPERVDWTKHREINKNSPKIIYGHVVFDEPYINNLCYGIDTGAVLGNKLTAYIPDLDEFIFVKSKKVYFSFED
- the lnt gene encoding apolipoprotein N-acyltransferase, encoding MISAILSGAFLSVSLPNFFIPFAFLIGFYLFFDNLYKYSTKKALIYSFLTGLIFSFLSFYWIIYAINYYGKINILISSILFIIFSIAYSLYSFVLFGFIQKIIFNRYGIIGIFLSPFIWVFMEIFREFFPFNGFPWNLSGYMLSYINPVAQIASITSIYGVSFLVLFFSSSFFYFIKCRTKKSLSVIVLNIFIFVIIFIYGEFRINNYQDNGKPYKIAILQGNISEELKLNPTVEINKSIIDKYINLFKQAERFNPDLVVMPESAIPIFPFVDTPLKEYFFKNIENIKIPFISGFDNLLLNEYGDIDKIYNSLILYYENKNIKGIYNKIKLVPFGEYNPFNIGFIKELFPYLQGYDFRQGDKQNIITFKDLKIASLICFEAIFPIYVSDFGDFNLIVNITNDGWFGRTSAPFQHFEMSRIRAIENGTYLVRAANTGISAIINPVGKPVAISKLYTDEIIVGNIYSKPVKTIFKSYKYQIFFGFIIIFIGFLIFLETKKRKYFNLQS
- a CDS encoding type I restriction-modification system subunit M; the protein is MAEKKKNIESFEQMLWKSADKLRKNIDAAEYKHVVLGLIFLRYISEAFEDLYNRLKNEEYADPEDRDEYLAENVFYVPEKARWEYLKANAKNPEIGKIIDEAMEMIEKENPSLKGVLPKVYARGNIDPVSLGGLIDLFSNINFNDVKEKSSDILGHVFEYFLGQFALAEGKKGGQFYTPRSVVELLVEMIEPFNGRVYDPCCGSGGMFVQSEKFVLEHQGKINDISIYGQESNQTTWRLCKMNLAIRGIDSSQVKWNPEGSFLNDAHKDLKADFILANPPFNDSDWGGELLRNDVRWKYGVPPVNNANYAWIQHFIFHLAPNGKAGFVLAKGALTTKQKDEYEIRKNMIEDDIVDCIVNLPSKLFLNTQIPASLWFLRKNKKTRKGQILFIDARDMGQLINRRQRILTEEDIRKIADTYHKWQKEDGSYQDIKGFCKSATIEEVRALDYVLTPGRYVGLPDEDDDFDFEERFSKLKAEFLEQLKEEERLNKLIIENLEKIEIKADN
- a CDS encoding restriction endonuclease subunit S, which encodes MSENLPNGWKRVKLGEVCIDISYGYTASAKLNPKGVKFLRITDIVSDRIDWENVPYCEIPKTEIEKYKLEIGDIVIARTGATTGYNKIIKKNNIECVFASYLIRYRVNKEIADPFYVWYNLQSDKWKGFVDNIVGGSAQPGANAKQFADFEFYLPPLHEQKAISGILSSLDDKIDLLHRQNKTLEEMAQTLFRKWFIEDAKEDWEEVSLGDFFPVITGKKNANYATEDGQYPFFTCSQEILKAPSYSFEGHAILLAGNGDFNVKRYKGKFEAYQRTYVLIPNEEKYVGLLYTLIKFFLSEITGAYRGSVVKFITKEMIEDFKFKLPADRNNYMFNKKLQYINELYEKIDYNLLQIRTLEQLRDTLLPKLMSGEVRVKL
- a CDS encoding type I restriction endonuclease subunit R, whose amino-acid sequence is MNESAIEKLAIELLQAQGYDYLFGGDIAPDGRKPLRKSFEELILTDRLKTAIKNINPHLIEEQIEDVIKQINQIHTSDLIATNEMFHKMLIEGVKITHRKNGEERGDIVWLIDFKNPQNNDFLVVNQFTVIENHKNKRPDIVIFINGLPLVVMELKNPTDENATIKSAYNQLQTYKQTIPSLFKYNEILIISDGIEAKIGSLSAGYDRFSAWKSSDGKKEASHLINQLEVLIKGLLNKETLIDYIKYFIVFQKEKKEDTTGQTIIQTTKKIAAYHQYYAVNKAIKSTIRAIGRNKSITTLRQSPSSYGLPDVKNQTEGDKRAGVVWHTQGSGKSLTMLFYTGKIIQTIDNPTIVVITDRNDLDNQLFDTFSSAKEILRQEPIQAKSREDLKELLKRKAGGVIFTTIHKFWTDGEKYEELSDRDNIIVIVDEAHRTQYGFRAKIDEKTGKISYGFAKYLRDALPNATFIAFTGTPIEKTDRNTPAVFGNYIDIYDIANAVEDGATVPIYYESRLVKIDLTDEGKKLLEEYENQIEEEGLSEVEKSKLKWAKLEAVIGAKERVKQIAKDIVEHFESRLEAIDGKGMIVAMTRKIAVSLYNEIIKLRPDWHSDELKKGKIKVVMTTSSSDEPEIAKFYLTKEDRRILADRFKDPEDELKLVIVVDMWLTGFDVPCLHTMYIDKPMKGHTLMQAIARVNRVYKDKTGGLIVDYIGIASDLKEALSFYAESGGKGEPAKLQEEAVKIMLEKYEVVKDMFYDFDYKRYFISTTQEKLNIILEAQEFILSLENGRKRYIDNVTALSKAFAIAIPHPEAMKIKEEVAFFQNIKSRLLKFSTNEEDKIENYETAIKQIIDKAIASNGVVHIFDAAGLKKPDISILSDEFLEEIKSMKHKNLAIETLKKILNDQIKGKMRINIVKSKSLKESIEQLIKKYNNRLLTAAEVIEELIKLAKEIRESEKEPKEMGLTDYEYAFYCAVADNKSARELMGKEKLKELAVVLFNEVRKNTTIDWTIRESARANLRRIVKRILRRFGYPPDMEQLATETVLKQAEAIANELVDLNKN
- the sfsA gene encoding DNA/RNA nuclease SfsA, with product MILFDLKSLGKIEEAVFLERPNRFKAICKKGNEIITCHVADSGRLKEIFIKGRQVFVIKNNPDMKTDYKIIAINVDGEIVLLNTSLYSKIGEEAIKKGVLGFIPDKIKKEVQFGNSRIDYLINENILVELKGSNLLIENKCLFPDAPTERGARHLEELIEAKKQGYKAIILFMAVRKCNCFYPYKQVDEKFFNTFFKALQNGVEFKGFKIEIDKNFNVILKENIKICE
- the thiD gene encoding bifunctional hydroxymethylpyrimidine kinase/phosphomethylpyrimidine kinase, with the translated sequence MKKALTVAGSDNSGGAGIQADLKVFSAFGIYGMTAITSITVQNTKGVIETIPVNSQTLYNQIKSIAEDIGIDVLKVGMLQTAENVEILSEAIDKFNLNLNVIDTVIKSKNNKSLLNDEAIDLFIKKIIPKSFIITPNIPEAERLTGNIIKDIEDMKKSAKELYKMGAKYIVLKGGHLPMENKVFDIIYDGKDFVILEYPFVKAKNTHGTGCTYASAIASNIVKQKDIIKAIRIARIYLQGAIENSTDIGLNHFWMH